The genomic window GAGGCATAGGAAACCGCCTCGGTCCTCAAACGGGCGGATTGATTTCCCTGTATGGATGTGACCTGCATCCCGGTGATGGCCAGAATACCAATGGCAAATACCGCCATGGCAACGAGCACTTCAATCAGCGTAAAACCGCTTTTGTTGTTCAGTTTTGAGTGGGCAAGCGCCTTAAAGTTCATTATATATAACCTAAACTCTGACATGATCGGTTATTCAAAGGTCCAGATTGCGACAATAAACAGTGGTTTCCAAATTACGTACTATTGTTTCTCCACCACCTCCGACTGTTTCAGACACTTCTAACTCAATAGTCACTTTATTGCCTGAATATGCGAATGTCAAAGCGGTAACATTGTTGATCAATGATTGTGAGCTTTCACTGGCCGTGCCTTCATATAGAGTTCGTTTTAATTGCCCTGATGAAAGTTCGTAAGTGATTCTTTCAAAATCAGAATTGTTGATAATCCCGTCAGCATTCCTATCTGCTGTTACCTGAATTTTCCCGGTTTGACTGA from Desulfotignum phosphitoxidans DSM 13687 includes these protein-coding regions:
- a CDS encoding PulJ/GspJ family protein; this translates as MNFQKNNQFGFSLIELMVAMTIASFLMAAVYSFFISSSKTALIQETTVAAVQSVRAGLELMAQDIQMAGYDPLGTSGASIAVSQTGKIQVTADRNADGIINNSDFERITYELSSGQLKRTLYEGTASESSQSLINNVTALTFAYSGNKVTIELEVSETVGGGGETIVRNLETTVYCRNLDL